Proteins from a single region of Pseudomonas sp. 10S4:
- the argF gene encoding ornithine carbamoyltransferase has translation MSARHFLSLMDCTPEELVSVIRRGVELKDLRNRGVLFEPLKNRVLGMIFEKSSTRTRISFEAGMIQLGGQAIFLSPRDTQLGRGEPIGDCAIVMSSMLDAVMIRTFAHSTLTEFAANSRVPVINGLSDDLHPCQLLADMQTFLEHRGSIQGKTVAWIGDGNNMCNSYIEAAIQFDFQLRIACPEGYEPNAEFVAKAGDRVTIVRDPLDAVRGAHLVSTDVWTSMGQEEETAKRLKLFAPFQVNRALLDQAAADVLFMHCLPAHRGEEISVDLLDDPRSVAWDQAENRLHAQKALLEFLVAPAYHHA, from the coding sequence ATGAGCGCAAGGCACTTTCTCTCCCTGATGGATTGCACGCCCGAAGAGCTGGTCAGCGTGATCCGTCGAGGCGTTGAGCTCAAAGACCTGCGTAACCGCGGCGTACTGTTCGAGCCTTTGAAAAACCGTGTCCTGGGGATGATTTTCGAGAAGTCCTCGACCCGTACTCGCATCTCCTTCGAAGCGGGCATGATCCAGCTCGGCGGCCAGGCGATTTTCCTGTCGCCGCGCGATACCCAACTGGGTCGTGGCGAGCCGATCGGCGACTGTGCGATTGTCATGTCGAGCATGCTCGACGCGGTGATGATCCGTACCTTCGCCCACAGCACCCTCACTGAATTTGCCGCCAACTCCCGCGTACCGGTGATCAACGGCCTGTCCGATGACTTGCACCCGTGCCAGTTGCTGGCCGACATGCAAACCTTCCTTGAGCATCGCGGCTCGATCCAGGGCAAGACCGTGGCCTGGATCGGCGACGGCAACAACATGTGCAACAGCTATATAGAAGCCGCGATCCAGTTCGACTTCCAGTTGCGTATTGCCTGCCCGGAAGGTTACGAACCAAACGCTGAATTCGTGGCCAAGGCCGGCGATCGTGTGACCATTGTCCGCGATCCTCTGGATGCCGTGCGCGGCGCCCACCTGGTCAGCACTGACGTCTGGACCTCCATGGGCCAGGAAGAAGAAACCGCCAAGCGCCTGAAGCTGTTCGCACCGTTCCAGGTCAACCGCGCCCTGCTCGACCAAGCCGCTGCGGATGTGCTGTTCATGCATTGCCTGCCGGCCCACCGTGGCGAAGAAATCAGCGTCGATCTGTTGGATGACCCGCGCTCCGTTGCCTGGGACCAGGCGGAAAACCGTCTGCACGCACAAAAAGCCCTGCTGGAGTTTCTGGTCGCGCCGGCGTACCACCACGCATGA
- a CDS encoding MIP/aquaporin family protein — protein MTTALKQPSLSSQCMAEFLGTALLIFFGTGCVAALKVAGASFGLWEISIIWGVGVSMAIYLTAGVSGAHLNPAVSIALSIFADFEKRKLPFYILSQIAGAFCGALLVYTLYSNLFLDYEQTHHMVRGTQASLELASVFSTFPNPALSTAQAFLVEMIITAILLGVIMSLTDDNNGLPKGPLAPLLIGLLIAVIGSSMGPLTGFAMNPARDFGPKLMTFFAGWGEVSFTGARDIPYFLIPIFAPIVGACLGAAGYRGLIARHLPTPEPATKDATPAIDGKPRTS, from the coding sequence ATGACAACTGCTTTGAAACAACCGTCGCTCTCGAGCCAATGCATGGCCGAGTTCCTGGGTACTGCACTATTGATCTTTTTTGGTACGGGTTGCGTTGCCGCGCTCAAGGTCGCGGGTGCCAGTTTTGGTCTATGGGAAATCAGCATCATTTGGGGCGTAGGCGTCAGCATGGCGATCTACCTGACCGCCGGGGTTTCCGGGGCTCACCTCAATCCTGCAGTCAGTATCGCCCTGAGCATTTTCGCTGACTTCGAAAAGCGCAAACTGCCCTTCTACATCCTTTCCCAAATCGCTGGTGCATTCTGCGGCGCGCTGTTGGTTTACACGCTCTACAGCAATCTATTCCTCGATTACGAACAAACTCACCACATGGTGCGTGGCACTCAAGCAAGCCTTGAGTTGGCGTCGGTGTTCTCCACTTTCCCGAACCCGGCCCTGTCCACTGCCCAGGCGTTCCTGGTTGAAATGATCATCACCGCCATCCTGCTGGGCGTGATCATGTCCCTGACCGACGACAACAACGGCTTGCCAAAGGGTCCGCTGGCGCCGCTGCTGATCGGCCTGTTGATTGCGGTGATTGGTAGCTCGATGGGCCCGCTCACCGGTTTCGCGATGAACCCGGCACGTGACTTCGGTCCCAAGCTAATGACTTTCTTCGCAGGCTGGGGTGAAGTTTCCTTCACCGGCGCACGCGATATCCCGTACTTCCTGATTCCGATTTTTGCACCGATTGTCGGTGCCTGCCTCGGTGCTGCTGGCTATCGCGGGCTGATTGCCCGTCATCTGCCGACTCCCGAACCTGCTACAAAGGACGCAACACCGGCCATTGACGGCAAACCAAGAACCTCTTGA
- a CDS encoding PhzF family phenazine biosynthesis protein produces MQLEFHQVDAFSDRPFSGNPAMVYRLDAWLADELMQKIAAEHNLAETAFVVREGLVWHIRWFTPATEVPLCGHATLASAFVLFEIYKEPAERLDFICKSGPLSVSREGERMWLDFPARVPTEVGVTLDVERVLGVEAVDVLGSNELLVVLESEQAVLDCKPDMAALAKLPWPGAIVTAKGGKHDFVSRYFAPAIGINEDPVTGSTHCSLIPYWSKRLGKSSLTAYQCSARGGELFCRLEGDRVKIGGNATLVASGTLHLG; encoded by the coding sequence ATGCAGCTTGAATTTCATCAGGTCGACGCGTTCAGTGATCGGCCGTTCAGTGGTAACCCGGCGATGGTGTATCGCCTCGATGCCTGGCTCGCCGATGAGCTGATGCAGAAAATCGCCGCCGAACACAACCTCGCCGAAACCGCCTTCGTGGTACGTGAAGGCCTGGTCTGGCATATCCGCTGGTTTACCCCGGCAACCGAAGTGCCGCTGTGCGGGCATGCGACCCTGGCCAGTGCGTTCGTGCTGTTTGAAATCTATAAAGAACCGGCCGAACGCCTGGACTTCATCTGCAAGTCCGGCCCGCTGAGTGTCAGCCGCGAAGGCGAGCGGATGTGGCTGGACTTCCCGGCGCGAGTGCCGACGGAAGTCGGCGTGACCCTTGACGTTGAGCGCGTCCTGGGCGTGGAGGCGGTGGATGTGCTGGGTTCGAACGAGCTGTTGGTGGTGCTGGAATCCGAGCAGGCCGTGCTCGATTGCAAACCAGACATGGCTGCCCTGGCGAAACTGCCATGGCCCGGTGCAATCGTCACCGCCAAGGGAGGCAAGCATGACTTTGTGTCCCGGTACTTCGCGCCAGCAATCGGCATCAACGAAGACCCTGTGACCGGCTCAACCCATTGCAGTTTGATTCCGTACTGGTCGAAGCGCTTGGGCAAGTCGAGTCTGACGGCGTATCAGTGCTCGGCGCGCGGCGGTGAGTTGTTTTGTCGGCTGGAAGGGGATCGGGTGAAGATCGGGGGGAATGCGACGCTGGTCGCGAGCGGAACGCTGCACCTCGGCTGA